The DNA segment AAAATAATAAGTTAACAAAGTTCTTACATGAACAAGGCACAAGAAAACAATATACAACATAATGCATCGGTCGAAGAGAGTGCAGAGTTACTTGCTTTGAACGATCAAATGAAAAGACGAATCGAAGAACGAAACCAGCTTGCCGAAGAAGGAGTCGAGCCATATCCCTATGGGTTCGACATCACCGCATATTCAAAACAAATCATCGATCGGTACCAGGATGACAAACCTGAAACCGTTTCGGTTGCAGGCAGGATCATGACCATAAGAAAAATGGGAAAAGCCTCCTTCTTTCACATTCTTGACAAAGAAGGAAAAATACAGATCTACATCAAAAGAGACGAAGTAGGCCAGGAAACTTACAGAGTCTTCAAACTGCTCGATATCGGAGATATTGTTGGTATAAAAGGGTACACCTTCCGAACGAAAACCGGTGAAATCTCAATTCACGCCGAAGAGTTCCAACTGCTCAGCAAATCGTTACGGCCTATCCCGATTGCAAAGGAAAAAGAGGTTGACGGGCAAAAAGTCACCTACGATGCATTCAGTGACAAGGAAATGCGTTACAGGCAACGTTACGTTGACCTGATCGTTAACCCGGAAGTTAAACAAACCTTCGTGAAACGTTCCGCCATCATCTCTTCGATGCGGAATTTTTTCACCGAACGAGGCTATCTCGAAGTTGAAACACCGATCCTTCAGCCTGTTTACGGCGGTGCGGCAGCAAGGCCGTTCACTACCCACCACAACGCGCTGAATATGGAGCTCTATCTCAGGATCGCCAACGAACTTTATCTCAAACGTCTTATCGTCGGGGGGTTTGACGGAGTTTTCGAATTCGCCAAAGATTTCCGCAACGAGGGCATCGACCGTTTTCACAATCCGGAGTTTACCCAGGTAGAACTTTACGTCGCTTACAAAGATTATTACTGGATGATGAACCTGGTCGAAGAACTGATCTATACAACAAACCT comes from the Prosthecochloris marina genome and includes:
- the lysS gene encoding lysine--tRNA ligase, with product MKRRIEERNQLAEEGVEPYPYGFDITAYSKQIIDRYQDDKPETVSVAGRIMTIRKMGKASFFHILDKEGKIQIYIKRDEVGQETYRVFKLLDIGDIVGIKGYTFRTKTGEISIHAEEFQLLSKSLRPIPIAKEKEVDGQKVTYDAFSDKEMRYRQRYVDLIVNPEVKQTFVKRSAIISSMRNFFTERGYLEVETPILQPVYGGAAARPFTTHHNALNMELYLRIANELYLKRLIVGGFDGVFEFAKDFRNEGIDRFHNPEFTQVELYVAYKDYYWMMNLVEELIYTTNLSINNSDSTCFLGHDINLKPPYRRLTIADTILEYCSVDIAGKSETELRNMAKDLGLSLDPKISSGKIIDEIFGEFVEPKLIQPTFITDYPTEMSPLAKKHRSKDGLVERFELIVGGKELCNSFSELNDPVIQRERLEAQAKLRQRGDDEAMVVDEDFLRALEYGMPPCAGLGIGVDRLVMLLTGQDSIRDVIFFPHMKPE